The genome window GCCACCAAAAATTCAATATCTCTTTCGAACATTTCAATGACTTTGTTCATCGAAGGCCGATCATTCGGCCTCAATTGTATGCACCACAATGCTATTATCACCATCTTTTTCACTAATTTCCGTTCTTCCTCTGTAGCACCATCCATTTCAATCTCTTTTCCCTCGGTACATTGTTCATAAACCCACGAGGGGAAGTGATTTTGGCTGACATGATCCACAAACGGGTTCGATTTTTTCCTCCGGCCTGCCATTTCCATCAACAACATTCCAAAACTATAAACATCCGCTTTGTATGAAATGCTTCCGACATTCTTGTAAAACATCTCTGGCGCCATGTAGCCCATTGTTCCTCTTGCCGCGGTGAGAGTCACAATGCTGTCACCAGTGGCGTACAATTTTGCAAGCCCGAAGTCAGAAATTTTTGGATTGTAATTCGTATCAAGAAGAATATTATGAGGCTTGATGTCAAAATGCAGAATTTGCATGTCACAACCGCGATGCAAGTAATGAATCCCAGTTGCTATTTTGTAGGAAATGTCATACATCTTTTCCCAGCTTAACGAAACCATTTCTTTCTCTGTTCCTTCTTTGCAAAAGAGGTATTTCTCTAACGATCCATTAGGCATGAACTCATAAATCAGAGCTCGTTTTTGACCTTCAAAGCAAAATCCAACAAGTTCCACCACATTGACATGATGAATCCTTCCGCTTGTAGCAACTTCATTAATAAACTCTTGTCCAGTTGCTTTGGACTTGGCCAATATCTTTACGGCTACAGAAAGACCACTCCGGAGCTTTCCCTTGTAAACAGTACCAAAGGCTCCTTCACCCAACCGATCTCTGAAATTATATGTGATCTTCTTAATATCTGTGTAGGTGTACCTTATAGGCATCAAGTTGCTTTGAGCTTGAAGAAAATCCTCAATGGTATTGTAAATAGATAAATGCCTTCTTTTTGCTCTGTAAACCAATACAGCAAGCAAAAATGGGATTCCGAAAAGATATCTTGCAGCAAAAAATGATCCTGAAAGCTTGAAATAATTCTTAGCACAGTTGCAGTCACAAGACTCAAATTTGAATGCAATTTTTACAACTCAAGTAAAAAAAGGTAATGCAAGAAGAAGTCATCTTACCCGTAATCTGTCCTATAAGCCTCTTGTTTCCTATTAAGCATTAAAcgaaaaacaaaaatcaagataagtactgatatttattttttttatatgaaaagagCAAAATCTGCAAAGCTCACCCTGGAATGCTTCAATCAATCCATCCAAGTTCATCTTCAGGCCTACATGATATTGATAAATGTCAAGACTCAAGATCTTCTTAAATTGCAACCGGATGAATTTTCAAGTCTTTACTCACACTTCAGTGAAATTTTGTAAGAGTTTAGCCGATGGAAGTTGCAGCTGTATTCACAAATCCAAGCACGAGGCTCGTATCCAACAAAACAATGGCTCGCTCCACTTTTGTCACACTTCAAGCAGTGCAGGAATTCCCAGGCAACATCAAATCCATAAACCATCCCATCATGAATTTCCGAAAACTCAGGTTTAGCCTTATTCAAGAGATGATCAGTAAGAGGCCATTGGGATGACACCCACGCGATCTTACTCACCCTGCAATTATCTTCCAGTTCTGATATATTTAACGATCCAGCCACAACATAAGCATAAGAATAACTATAATACTTTTCCAAAACCTTATACGaaaatgatgaaaattttgatgtaaCATTTAAGTATCTCCTGGAAATTACAGGAGACGGACATTCAATCCATATAACGGGCCAATTATGCTCCGTTATATCGGTATATTCTGCTACTTCATCCTGATAGAAATTTTGGtcttgaaaaaattgaaaaggaaGAGAAGAATAGTTATTCTTCTCGAGCCCCGGATCAACAATTCTAATGGTGAAATTCTCATAGTTGATGTCTTCAACATAGTAGAGTTTATGTGAAGGGGTGTATAAGCTGGTGCGATTATTGGCACAAGAAAGCTGATAGGTGAATTGATAATCATCACATGTCTGATGATCACCTTTCAGTGTAAAAGGACAGGTTATGTTTTGGATATTACCACAAGATGAAGGAGAGAGCAAGGTAGCTTTGCATGAGGAGGAGTATATTATCAAGATGATTGTTAGTATTTGAGAGAGAGTTGTGTAATTTGCAGGTACAGAGTAAGGCAAGCTCCAAAACCCCATGTTTTTTCCACAGCAAAATTGAGAAAACTCTTCACACTTTTGCCTAAGAATAGTCGCAGTTTACGTTTACAAATGAGCCTTGAAGAATCAGtaaacttttaatttttcagAGAACTTCCCTAAGACCAAATAATTTGGTTTCCATGGTAGAGAAAAAGAATTTTATGctgatatataataatttctcTTGTATTTAAATCGAGATGGAGAGAACattattataatcaaaattataatattaataaactaaaattataattatttttatttatgataatgtaatatATAAGACAGCAAAGATGAGTTCTTTTCTATCAGCAAGTCAGCGAGTGAGAATGCATGCATCAAAAATTCAACGTCAAACAAGTTGGGCACGACTCTCCTCAAATGTCACACTTAAGATATATACATTATACAAGTCATTTAGTGGTGTTTGTCTGAGATTTATAAGTCCAGCTTTTGGATTATAAGCTATGAGCACTTATTTGTATCGTATGTGTAATAAGTTaggaagcacttataaaaagttaggaatgctggTTTTTatttcagggcttctacttatttaccaaacactttaatcacttataagtcttatcctccttctaacttctactccactcatttattttaagcaagaaacacttattttaaactcacccgaACGGTCCCTTAAGATGCATGTCAATTCAGGTTGCCTTTGTTGATCAATTCTACTTCACATTGTGATTGTTTTAGAAGAGCATGATTTGGACAGTGCGTTTATCGTATTTTTACTCATCAGCCTTGCTAGTTAAGCTTCTTTGCATACTGAATAAGCTGAGAAGATTCGATAAGTACTTATTTTTCTTCTGTAGTGTTGTAGTTTTTCTTCCTATTGTAAGTGATAAATTATTACAAGTTTCCCcgaataaatatccaaatccaatcaTCATTCTTCTTCAGTCTTCACATACAAATTTTGAATCAGCTAAATTATGGTCAAGTCCCCAGTAGTTATTTTTCTTTCTTGCTTTCTACTAGCGTGGTTTTCAGTAGGATTTGTAGCTGCAGATTCAAATACAGATGAATGCAGGGCCGCAAGATGCTTCCCTTATGACCCCGAAATTCGGTTCCCTTTCTGGCTCAAACATAAGCAGCCGAAGCACTGTGGCCTTCCCGGTTTCCAAATTTTCTGCCACAGGGGAAAAACTGAGATAAACATCCAGTACCTCGCAAACACGAGCCTCCACGGAACCCAACTCCTCCTTTCTATCAAAGCAGAAGTCGATAAGATCAATTACACATCGCGAGAAATAGAGCTGGATTTGGCCTATGAGAGTGAAACCAGCAGTCTGAAACTGGTTCCCATGTCGAATTCTTTTTTCTCATCCACTATATATCCTTCTCCGTTCAGATTAATATCACCTCCGAAAAATGTAACATTCGTCAGTTGCTCCTCAGAACTTAAAGGAGGCTATTTTGGATCAACTAAAAGGCTGACTTCTCTAAGCGGAGAAGATTTCCCAGTTTACACATTCACAAAAGGCGAAACCATTAGTGTCTCACCGATAATCTCCTGTGTTAAGATTTTTGATTCTTACGGCATTTTGCAGTCTTACCAGACCTTCAACTGGTCCATTCCCCCACAACAACCTACAGGAGGTAattgattttagaaatttttgatgaattctAATTTTTACAGCTTCTTCGTGATCATGTTATAAAATGTTAATGCTACAAAATGGTTTTACAGGTCAGGAATCGATTAAGCCTATAGCAGGTATAATTTCAGGTTCTGTTCTAATAGCGGTTCTATTTGTGGGATTATCGTTTTATACAGTCAAatcatttaaacaaaaaaaatatgatcaactgaaaattgaaatgtTTCTGGCGGATTACAAAGCCATGATACCGACAAGATACACTTTTGCTGATATCAAGAAAATCACTAGTCAGTTCAGGTATAAATTAGGTCAAGGAGGTTATGGATCCGTGTACAAAGGTAAAATCACCAATGAAATTACGGTTGCAGTGAAGGTCTTGCATAGCGATCCCAAAGCTAATGGGGAAGACTTTATTAACGAAGTGGGTACTATAGGACGAATCCATCATGTTAATGTGGTTCGCATGGTTGGGTATTGCGCTGATGGGTGCAATCGAGCTCTGGTATATGAGTTCCAGCCTAATGACTCCCTAGCAAAGTTCACATATTCTGGTAAAAATCATGGGAAAAAATTTCTCGGTTGGGAAAAGATGCAAGAAATTGCTTTAGGCATTGCTAAAGGAATTGAATATCTTCATGATGGGTGCGCTCAACAGATTCTCCATTTTGATATCAAACCTCATAATATCTTGTTGGACAAAAATTTCAGTCCCAAAGTTTCAGATTTTGGTTTGGCCAAGCTGTGCTCGAAAGACCAGAGTGCTGTGTCAATGACTGTGGCCAGGGGAACCATTGGGTACATTGCGCCTGAAGTATATTCTAGGAATTTTGGAAAGGTGTCGGCCAAATCAGATGTCTATAGTTTTGGAATGTTGTTACTTGAAATGGTAGGGGCACGG of Daucus carota subsp. sativus chromosome 3, DH1 v3.0, whole genome shotgun sequence contains these proteins:
- the LOC108211618 gene encoding rust resistance kinase Lr10, which gives rise to MGFWSLPYSVPANYTTLSQILTIILIIYSSSCKATLLSPSSCGNIQNITCPFTLKGDHQTCDDYQFTYQLSCANNRTSLYTPSHKLYYVEDINYENFTIRIVDPGLEKNNYSSLPFQFFQDQNFYQDEVAEYTDITEHNWPVIWIECPSPVISRRYLNVTSKFSSFSYKVLEKYYSYSYAYVVAGSLNISELEDNCRVSKIAWVSSQWPLTDHLLNKAKPEFSEIHDGMVYGFDVAWEFLHCLKCDKSGASHCFVGYEPRAWICEYSCNFHRLNSYKISLKCLKMNLDGLIEAFQGNKRLIGQITGSFFAARYLFGIPFLLAVLVYRAKRRHLSIYNTIEDFLQAQSNLMPIRYTYTDIKKITYNFRDRLGEGAFGTVYKGKLRSGLSVAVKILAKSKATGQEFINEVATSGRIHHVNVVELVGFCFEGQKRALIYEFMPNGSLEKYLFCKEGTEKEMVSLSWEKMYDISYKIATGIHYLHRGCDMQILHFDIKPHNILLDTNYNPKISDFGLAKLYATGDSIVTLTAARGTMGYMAPEMFYKNVGSISYKADVYSFGMLLMEMAGRRKKSNPFVDHVSQNHFPSWVYEQCTEGKEIEMDGATEEERKLVKKMVIIALWCIQLRPNDRPSMNKVIEMFERDIEFLVAPPNSFFYPQEDPLPAN
- the LOC108211963 gene encoding rust resistance kinase Lr10 gives rise to the protein MVKSPVVIFLSCFLLAWFSVGFVAADSNTDECRAARCFPYDPEIRFPFWLKHKQPKHCGLPGFQIFCHRGKTEINIQYLANTSLHGTQLLLSIKAEVDKINYTSREIELDLAYESETSSLKLVPMSNSFFSSTIYPSPFRLISPPKNVTFVSCSSELKGGYFGSTKRLTSLSGEDFPVYTFTKGETISVSPIISCVKIFDSYGILQSYQTFNWSIPPQQPTGGQESIKPIAGIISGSVLIAVLFVGLSFYTVKSFKQKKYDQLKIEMFLADYKAMIPTRYTFADIKKITSQFRYKLGQGGYGSVYKGKITNEITVAVKVLHSDPKANGEDFINEVGTIGRIHHVNVVRMVGYCADGCNRALVYEFQPNDSLAKFTYSGKNHGKKFLGWEKMQEIALGIAKGIEYLHDGCAQQILHFDIKPHNILLDKNFSPKVSDFGLAKLCSKDQSAVSMTVARGTIGYIAPEVYSRNFGKVSAKSDVYSFGMLLLEMVGARENGEIDTNENTSETYFPEWIYHRLEEGGEIAIQIDNEEDLYIAKKLTIVGLRCIAWHPVDRPVMKQVVQMLERAEYPAMPPNPFGSLNARPFTNHLEAISESD